A region from the Clavibacter sp. A6099 genome encodes:
- a CDS encoding PIG-L family deacetylase, with amino-acid sequence MTSGTSRRPDRAARTARPEREHVLFVHAHPDDESIVTGGTIARLVRDGVPVTVLTCTRGERGDVIPDELRHLEGDLRALADHRETELADAMAALGVTDHRFLGDPDARWKGLEPRRYVDSGMEWGDEGVPVALRPLDPDSLCAGDEADEARDVLAVIADTDATSVITYDDHGGYGHPDHVRTHVIATWAAEEAGIPAYLITTTASSAREAHELVAARGRFPAPEADPAGTLVLADDQVDLAVDASEVLDAKIRAIAAHRTQTVVDGDQFALSHGIGAPIAPVELFRLHRPAGAAAADGTPRPPRGAQRIGTAVASLVLGLLVGAVGTAAHRATLPVGGIALPVGLVLALATLACLLVAFRLLLVDRLHALCLGLGVVAAVAVLGTRGPSGSVLFPDDGLSQVWAVAPAILVAAVVVWPRFSTRAPGADARPDPAAAAGSDAPAPAGTGSRAA; translated from the coding sequence ATGACCTCCGGCACGTCCCGACGCCCCGATCGGGCCGCCCGCACCGCCCGTCCCGAGCGCGAGCACGTGCTGTTCGTGCACGCCCACCCCGACGACGAGAGCATCGTCACGGGCGGCACCATCGCGAGGCTCGTGCGCGACGGCGTCCCCGTCACCGTGCTCACGTGCACGCGGGGGGAGCGCGGCGACGTGATCCCCGACGAGCTCCGCCATCTGGAGGGCGACCTGCGCGCGCTCGCCGACCACCGGGAGACCGAGCTGGCCGACGCCATGGCCGCGCTCGGCGTCACCGACCACCGCTTCCTCGGGGATCCGGATGCCCGCTGGAAGGGCCTCGAGCCCCGCCGCTACGTCGACTCCGGCATGGAGTGGGGCGACGAGGGCGTGCCCGTGGCGCTGCGGCCGCTCGATCCCGACTCGCTGTGCGCGGGCGACGAGGCCGACGAGGCGCGCGACGTGCTCGCGGTCATCGCGGACACGGACGCCACGAGCGTCATCACCTACGACGACCACGGCGGCTATGGGCACCCGGACCACGTGCGCACGCACGTCATCGCGACCTGGGCGGCCGAGGAGGCGGGGATCCCCGCGTACCTCATCACCACGACCGCGTCCTCGGCGCGCGAGGCGCACGAGCTCGTGGCCGCGCGGGGGCGCTTCCCCGCGCCCGAGGCGGATCCGGCCGGGACGCTCGTGCTGGCGGACGACCAGGTCGACCTGGCCGTGGACGCGTCCGAGGTGCTCGACGCCAAGATCCGCGCGATCGCCGCGCACCGCACGCAGACCGTCGTCGACGGCGACCAGTTCGCGCTCTCGCACGGCATCGGGGCGCCCATCGCGCCCGTCGAGCTGTTCCGGCTGCACCGGCCGGCCGGCGCCGCCGCCGCCGACGGGACCCCGCGTCCCCCGCGCGGCGCGCAGCGGATCGGCACGGCGGTCGCGTCGCTCGTGCTCGGCCTGCTCGTGGGCGCGGTCGGCACGGCCGCGCACCGGGCGACCCTGCCGGTGGGCGGGATCGCGCTGCCGGTCGGCCTCGTCCTCGCGCTCGCGACGCTCGCGTGCCTGCTGGTCGCGTTCCGCCTGCTCCTCGTCGACCGCCTGCACGCGCTCTGCCTCGGGCTCGGCGTGGTCGCGGCCGTCGCGGTCCTCGGCACGCGCGGGCCGAGCGGATCCGTGCTGTTCCCCGACGACGGGCTGAGCCAGGTGTGGGCGGTTGCGCCCGCGATCCTCGTCGCGGCCGTGGTCGTGTGGCCCCGGTTCTCGACGCGCGCGCCCGGCGCCGACGCCCGCC
- the efeU gene encoding iron uptake transporter permease EfeU has product MFANYLIGLREGLEAALVVTILIAYVVKIGRRDVLGRLWLGVGLAVLLALSVGAILTYGAYGLTFEAQEAIGGSLSIVATGLVTWMVFWMLRTAKDMRSELQGAVDRAIAGAAWGLVAVAFLAVGREGIETALFLWSAVQATGATTMPLVGAGLGLVTAVALGWLVYRGVLRIDLARFFTWTGALLIVVAGGVLAYGVHDLQEAGILPGLGALAFDVSGAVPPGSWYGTLLKGTVNFSPATTWLEAITWVLYVVPTLTVYLRLARRGQRARPAPVASAAPAAYPARVADAPAAR; this is encoded by the coding sequence GTGTTCGCGAACTACCTGATCGGCCTGCGCGAGGGCCTCGAGGCCGCGCTGGTCGTCACCATCCTCATCGCCTACGTCGTCAAGATCGGCCGCCGCGACGTGCTCGGCCGGCTCTGGCTCGGCGTCGGGCTCGCCGTCCTCCTCGCCCTGTCCGTCGGCGCGATCCTCACCTACGGCGCCTACGGCCTCACCTTCGAGGCGCAGGAGGCCATCGGCGGTTCCCTCTCCATCGTCGCGACGGGCCTCGTCACCTGGATGGTGTTCTGGATGCTGCGCACCGCGAAGGACATGCGCTCCGAGCTGCAGGGCGCCGTCGACCGGGCCATCGCGGGCGCGGCGTGGGGCCTCGTCGCCGTGGCCTTCCTCGCCGTCGGCCGCGAGGGGATCGAGACGGCGCTGTTCCTCTGGTCGGCCGTGCAGGCCACCGGTGCCACCACCATGCCGCTCGTCGGCGCGGGCCTCGGGCTCGTCACCGCCGTCGCGCTCGGCTGGCTCGTCTACCGCGGGGTGCTCCGCATCGACCTCGCGCGCTTCTTCACCTGGACGGGCGCGCTCCTCATCGTCGTGGCGGGCGGCGTGCTCGCGTACGGCGTGCACGACCTCCAGGAGGCGGGGATCCTGCCCGGGCTCGGCGCGCTCGCGTTCGACGTCTCCGGCGCGGTCCCGCCCGGATCCTGGTACGGAACGCTGCTCAAGGGCACCGTCAACTTCTCCCCCGCCACCACCTGGCTCGAGGCGATCACGTGGGTGCTGTACGTCGTGCCCACGCTCACCGTCTACCTCCGGCTCGCGCGGCGAGGACAGCGGGCGCGCCCGGCACCCGTCGCCTCCGCTGCTCCCGCCGCCTACCCCGCCCGCGTCGCCGACGCGCCGGCCGCCCGCTGA
- the efeO gene encoding iron uptake system protein EfeO, translated as MKRSTLPAAALLAGAALALSGCVANTPTGSADAGAGAASADSGVTQLTVDSSADACTVSAATAPSGTVSFHVTNSTDQVTEFYLLADDGLRIVGEVENVSPGIERDLVLTAQPGSYYTVCKPGMVGDGVGRAPFTVTGDQVALAGDAEQQGQDAAAAYLAYVKDQVGRLLPATQEFAAAYLAGDDDKARALYPTARAYYERVEPVAESFGDLDPEIDFREADVEPGTEWTGWHRIEKDLWQPSPDANGGDVYTPLAAADRAHFAQELTADTQKLYDAVHADGFSVDISTVSNGAVGLMDEVASGKITGEEEIWSHTDLWDFQANLEGARVAYEGVRDIVAPKDPQLVATLDAQFASLEKDLAAYGSLEKGFTTYDELTTEQVKGLADGVNALAEPLSKLTGALVG; from the coding sequence ATGAAGCGCTCGACCCTCCCCGCCGCCGCCCTGCTCGCCGGCGCCGCCCTCGCCCTCTCCGGCTGCGTCGCGAACACCCCGACCGGATCCGCCGACGCCGGCGCAGGTGCCGCGTCCGCCGACTCCGGCGTCACGCAGCTCACGGTCGACAGCTCCGCCGACGCGTGCACGGTGTCCGCCGCGACCGCCCCCAGCGGCACGGTCTCGTTCCACGTCACGAACTCCACCGACCAGGTGACCGAGTTCTACCTGCTCGCGGACGACGGCCTGCGCATCGTCGGCGAGGTCGAGAACGTGAGCCCCGGGATCGAGCGCGACCTCGTGCTCACCGCCCAGCCCGGCAGCTACTACACCGTCTGCAAGCCCGGCATGGTCGGCGACGGCGTCGGCCGCGCGCCCTTCACCGTCACGGGTGACCAGGTCGCGCTCGCGGGCGACGCGGAGCAGCAGGGCCAGGACGCGGCCGCCGCGTACCTCGCCTACGTCAAGGACCAGGTGGGCCGCCTCCTCCCGGCCACGCAGGAGTTCGCCGCCGCGTACCTCGCGGGCGACGACGACAAGGCGCGCGCGCTCTACCCCACTGCCCGCGCGTACTACGAGCGCGTCGAGCCCGTGGCGGAGTCGTTCGGCGACCTCGACCCGGAGATCGACTTCCGCGAGGCCGACGTCGAGCCCGGCACCGAGTGGACCGGGTGGCACCGCATCGAGAAGGACCTCTGGCAGCCATCGCCCGACGCGAACGGCGGCGACGTCTACACGCCGCTCGCCGCGGCGGACCGCGCGCACTTCGCCCAGGAGCTCACCGCCGACACGCAGAAGCTCTACGACGCCGTCCACGCGGACGGCTTCTCGGTCGACATCTCCACGGTCTCCAACGGCGCCGTCGGGCTGATGGACGAGGTCGCCTCCGGCAAGATCACCGGCGAGGAGGAGATCTGGTCGCACACCGACCTCTGGGACTTCCAGGCGAACCTCGAGGGCGCGCGCGTCGCGTACGAGGGCGTCCGCGACATCGTCGCGCCCAAGGACCCGCAGCTCGTCGCCACGCTCGACGCGCAGTTCGCGTCGCTCGAGAAGGACCTCGCCGCCTACGGATCCCTCGAGAAGGGCTTCACGACCTACGACGAGCTGACCACCGAGCAGGTCAAGGGCCTCGCGGACGGCGTGAACGCGCTGGCCGAGCCGCTGTCGAAGCTCACCGGCGCGCTCGTCGGCTGA
- the efeB gene encoding iron uptake transporter deferrochelatase/peroxidase subunit, translating to MTDHETTTAADAPATPASAGISRRGILGLLGAGALGGGLVGSAGGVMADRAFAGARQAAGGATYAFHGAHQAGITTPAQDRLHFAAFDVADIDRAGLISLLQDWSAAAARMTAGGSAGALGAVDGPYDSPPDDTGEALDLPPAGLTITFGLGPSLFTTADGVDRFGIADRRPAALVDLPRFPGEALVPQATGGDLCIQACSDDPQVAVHAIRNLSRIAFGRASIRWSQLGFGRTSSTSRAQVTPRNLFGFKDGTANVKSEDTRQVDDHVWADAGSTPAEAWMQGGSYLVARRIRMTIETWDRSSLREQERVVGRTKGSGAPLSGGTEMTAPDFHATGRAGAPLIDPASHVRLAHPDANDGAVLLRRGYNFVDGNDDLGRLNAGLFFLAFQRDPRTQFIPIQRSLARDAMNEYLRHVGGGIWAVPPGASRDGYVGETLLAS from the coding sequence ATGACGGACCACGAGACCACCACGGCCGCCGACGCCCCCGCGACCCCGGCGTCCGCCGGCATCTCCCGCCGCGGGATCCTCGGCCTCCTCGGCGCGGGCGCGCTCGGCGGCGGCCTGGTCGGCTCCGCGGGCGGCGTCATGGCCGATCGCGCCTTCGCGGGCGCGCGCCAGGCCGCGGGCGGCGCCACGTACGCGTTCCACGGCGCGCACCAGGCGGGGATCACGACGCCCGCCCAGGACCGCCTGCACTTCGCCGCGTTCGACGTCGCCGACATCGACCGCGCCGGCCTGATCTCGCTCCTGCAGGACTGGAGCGCCGCGGCCGCGCGCATGACGGCAGGCGGATCCGCGGGCGCGCTCGGCGCGGTCGACGGACCGTACGACTCCCCGCCCGACGACACGGGCGAGGCGCTCGACCTGCCGCCCGCCGGCCTCACGATCACGTTCGGCCTCGGCCCGTCGCTGTTCACGACGGCGGACGGCGTCGACCGCTTCGGCATCGCCGACCGCCGGCCCGCCGCGCTCGTCGACCTGCCGCGCTTCCCGGGCGAGGCCCTCGTCCCGCAGGCCACGGGCGGCGACCTCTGCATCCAGGCCTGCAGCGACGACCCGCAGGTGGCCGTGCACGCGATCCGCAACCTCTCGCGCATCGCGTTCGGCCGGGCCTCCATCCGCTGGTCGCAGCTCGGCTTCGGCCGCACCTCGTCGACGAGCCGCGCGCAGGTCACGCCGCGGAACCTGTTCGGATTCAAGGACGGCACCGCCAACGTCAAGTCCGAGGACACGCGCCAGGTCGACGACCACGTCTGGGCCGACGCGGGATCCACCCCCGCCGAGGCGTGGATGCAGGGCGGCTCCTACCTCGTCGCCCGCCGCATCCGCATGACGATCGAGACCTGGGACCGCTCGTCGCTCCGCGAGCAGGAGCGCGTGGTCGGCCGCACGAAGGGATCCGGCGCGCCCCTCAGCGGCGGCACCGAGATGACCGCCCCCGACTTCCACGCCACCGGGCGCGCGGGCGCACCGCTCATCGATCCCGCGTCCCACGTGCGCCTCGCGCACCCGGACGCCAACGACGGCGCGGTGCTGCTCCGCCGCGGCTACAACTTCGTCGACGGCAACGACGACCTCGGCCGCCTCAACGCGGGCCTGTTCTTCCTGGCGTTCCAGCGGGATCCGCGCACGCAGTTCATCCCCATCCAGCGGAGCCTCGCCCGCGACGCGATGAACGAGTACCTGCGGCACGTCGGCGGCGGGATCTGGGCGGTTCCGCCGGGCGCCTCGCGCGACGGCTACGTCGGGGAGACGCTCCTCGCCTCCTGA
- the typA gene encoding translational GTPase TypA: MALVARNDLRNVAIVAHVDHGKTTLVDAMLKQTNSFDAHFEGEDRMMDSNDLEREKGITILAKNTAVLYNGKHADGSPIVINVIDTPGHADFGGEVERGLSMVDGVVLLVDASEGPLPQTRFVLRKALEAKLPVILLVNKTDRPDARIDEVVAESQDLLLGLASDMSDEHPDLDLDAILDVPVVYASGRNGAASANKPENGTLPDNDDLEPLFKAILDHVPAPTYDDQHPLQAHVTNLDASPFLGRLALLRVFNGTIKKGQQVAWVKHDGTVKNVKITELLITKALDRFPTESAGPGDIVAVAGIEDITIGETLADPDDVRPLPTITVDDPAISMTIGTNTSPMIGKVKGHKLTARMVKDRLDRELIGNVSIKLVDIGRPDAWEIQGRGELALAILVEQMRREGFELTVGKPQVVVKQVDGKVHEPFEHLTIDSPEEYLGAITQLLAARKGRMEGMSNHGTGWVRMEFVVPSRGLIGFRTEFLTITRGAGIANAVSHGYEQWAGEITTRVNGSIVADRSGVATPFAMVALQERMSFFVEPTQEVYEGMVVGENSRADDMDVNITKEKQLTNMRQSTSDSFERMTPSRRLTLEECLEFAREDECVEVTPEFVRIRKVELDANARQRKTSRLKKQNA, from the coding sequence ATGGCGCTAGTCGCGCGCAACGACCTCCGCAATGTGGCCATCGTGGCCCACGTCGACCACGGCAAGACCACGCTCGTCGACGCCATGCTCAAGCAGACGAACTCGTTCGACGCCCACTTCGAGGGCGAGGACCGCATGATGGACTCGAACGACCTCGAGCGCGAGAAGGGCATCACGATCCTCGCGAAGAACACCGCGGTGCTCTACAACGGGAAGCACGCGGACGGCTCGCCCATCGTCATCAACGTGATCGACACCCCGGGCCACGCCGACTTCGGCGGCGAGGTCGAGCGCGGCCTGTCCATGGTCGACGGCGTCGTGCTCCTCGTCGACGCGTCCGAGGGCCCGCTGCCCCAGACGCGCTTCGTGCTCCGCAAGGCGCTCGAGGCGAAGCTGCCCGTGATCCTCCTGGTCAACAAGACCGACCGCCCCGACGCGCGCATCGACGAGGTCGTGGCCGAGAGCCAGGACCTGCTCCTCGGCCTCGCCTCCGACATGTCGGACGAGCACCCGGACCTCGACCTCGACGCGATCCTCGACGTGCCCGTCGTCTACGCCTCCGGCCGCAACGGCGCCGCGAGCGCGAACAAGCCGGAGAACGGCACGCTGCCGGACAACGACGACCTCGAGCCGCTCTTCAAGGCGATCCTCGACCACGTCCCGGCGCCCACCTACGACGACCAGCACCCGCTGCAGGCCCACGTCACCAACCTCGACGCGTCGCCGTTCCTCGGCCGCCTCGCCCTCCTCCGCGTCTTCAACGGCACGATCAAGAAGGGCCAGCAGGTGGCCTGGGTCAAGCACGACGGCACCGTCAAGAACGTGAAGATCACCGAGCTCCTCATCACGAAGGCGCTCGACCGCTTCCCGACCGAGTCCGCGGGCCCCGGCGACATCGTCGCCGTCGCCGGCATCGAGGACATCACCATCGGCGAGACGCTCGCCGACCCGGACGACGTCCGCCCGCTGCCCACCATCACGGTGGACGACCCGGCCATCTCGATGACCATCGGCACCAACACCTCGCCGATGATCGGCAAGGTCAAGGGCCACAAGCTCACCGCCCGCATGGTCAAGGACCGCCTCGACCGCGAGCTCATCGGAAACGTCTCCATCAAGCTGGTCGACATCGGTCGTCCGGACGCCTGGGAGATCCAGGGCCGCGGCGAGCTCGCGCTCGCGATCCTCGTGGAGCAGATGCGCCGCGAGGGCTTCGAGCTCACCGTCGGCAAGCCGCAGGTGGTCGTCAAGCAGGTCGACGGCAAGGTGCACGAGCCCTTCGAGCACCTCACCATCGACTCGCCCGAGGAGTACCTCGGCGCGATCACGCAGCTCCTCGCCGCCCGCAAGGGCCGCATGGAGGGCATGAGCAACCACGGCACCGGCTGGGTCCGCATGGAGTTCGTCGTCCCGTCGCGCGGCCTCATCGGCTTCCGCACGGAGTTCCTCACGATCACGCGCGGCGCGGGCATCGCCAACGCCGTGTCGCACGGCTACGAGCAGTGGGCGGGCGAGATCACGACCCGCGTCAACGGCTCGATCGTCGCGGACCGCTCCGGCGTCGCCACCCCGTTCGCCATGGTGGCCCTGCAGGAGCGCATGTCGTTCTTCGTGGAGCCGACCCAGGAGGTCTACGAGGGCATGGTCGTGGGCGAGAACTCGCGCGCCGACGACATGGACGTGAACATCACGAAGGAGAAGCAGCTGACCAACATGCGTCAGTCGACCTCCGACTCCTTCGAGCGCATGACGCCCTCGCGGCGCCTGACGCTCGAGGAGTGCCTCGAGTTCGCCCGCGAGGACGAGTGCGTGGAGGTCACGCCCGAGTTCGTGCGGATCCGCAAGGTCGAGCTGGACGCGAACGCCCGACAGCGCAAGACGTCGCGACTGAAGAAGCAGAACGCGTAG
- a CDS encoding ABC transporter family substrate-binding protein produces MDSDTRGPGAARARRPRGIRRAVRGASAAVALALVAGLAACSPTTGMVADTEIRAAVPTSFTSYNAASRTGGTVGNEEIVHATNSRFSEVAADGTVAADPGFGTAKVVSRDPFTVEYTVAEGVRWSDGEPVDAADLLLAWAAGSGALDTPGFDPSGYVDETTGGYTGPLPEQTVYFDAAADETLSHVTRTPEIGDGGRSITMVFDEYAPDWRLAFEVGLPAHSVVQLALDMSSPGRAKQTLVDAVQDRAPELLSPISDAWNRGFGVAEIAAHPDRAVGSGPYAIESIDPGTSITLRANRFYTGLHRPSVERIVVSAIEDPAAAVAALQAGEVDVIAPAADAEVSDALSGIAGVQVVRGSSDTWERLDLQTLGARDPAMSDVAVRTAFLSTVPRDTIVRQAALPADPDATTRDSFVLAPGSDGYDDQVRANGSSRFDDVDIDEARQLLASVGRTAPEVCVLYDPADPRRVAAFDAIRDSAEKAGFVVTDCSTPQWESVLDQPGAYDVALLSSQDAYPSVAGIRAAHESRADARDGQATADPDVASLFASLSRTEDADARDELLLRLDRRMYGDRAGLPLYQLPALAAVRDGIGGVQVSPHQAGILDDAWRWTLSRDAP; encoded by the coding sequence ATGGACAGCGACACGCGAGGCCCCGGGGCCGCTCGAGCCCGGCGCCCGCGAGGGATCCGCCGGGCCGTCCGCGGTGCGTCCGCCGCCGTCGCGCTGGCGCTCGTCGCCGGCCTCGCCGCCTGCTCGCCGACCACCGGGATGGTGGCCGACACCGAGATCCGCGCCGCGGTCCCCACCTCCTTCACCTCCTACAACGCGGCGTCGCGCACGGGGGGCACCGTGGGCAACGAGGAGATCGTGCACGCGACGAACTCACGGTTCTCGGAGGTCGCCGCGGACGGCACCGTCGCGGCGGACCCGGGCTTCGGGACCGCGAAGGTCGTCTCGCGCGACCCGTTCACGGTGGAGTACACCGTCGCCGAGGGCGTCCGCTGGTCCGACGGCGAGCCCGTCGACGCGGCGGACCTCCTGCTCGCCTGGGCCGCCGGATCCGGCGCGCTCGACACCCCCGGCTTCGACCCGTCCGGGTACGTCGACGAGACGACGGGCGGCTACACGGGCCCGCTGCCGGAGCAGACCGTCTACTTCGACGCAGCCGCGGACGAGACGCTCTCGCACGTCACCCGCACGCCCGAGATCGGCGACGGCGGCCGGTCGATCACCATGGTCTTCGACGAGTACGCGCCCGACTGGCGGCTCGCCTTCGAGGTGGGCCTGCCCGCGCACAGCGTGGTGCAGCTCGCGCTCGACATGTCGAGCCCGGGCCGCGCGAAGCAGACGCTCGTGGACGCCGTGCAGGATCGCGCGCCCGAGCTCCTCTCGCCCATCTCCGACGCGTGGAACCGCGGGTTCGGCGTGGCCGAGATCGCCGCGCACCCGGATCGCGCCGTGGGCTCCGGCCCGTACGCCATCGAGTCGATCGACCCGGGGACCTCCATCACGCTGCGCGCCAACCGCTTCTACACGGGGCTGCACCGGCCGTCGGTCGAGCGCATCGTCGTGTCCGCCATCGAGGATCCCGCCGCCGCCGTCGCCGCCCTCCAGGCGGGCGAGGTCGACGTCATCGCGCCCGCGGCCGACGCGGAGGTGTCCGACGCGCTGTCCGGGATCGCCGGCGTGCAGGTCGTGCGCGGATCCTCAGACACCTGGGAGCGGCTCGACCTGCAGACCCTCGGCGCACGCGACCCGGCCATGTCGGACGTCGCGGTCCGCACCGCGTTCCTCTCCACCGTGCCGCGGGACACGATCGTCCGTCAGGCCGCGCTGCCGGCGGATCCCGACGCCACGACGCGCGACTCGTTCGTGCTCGCTCCCGGATCCGACGGCTACGACGACCAGGTGCGCGCCAACGGATCCAGCCGCTTCGACGACGTGGACATCGACGAGGCGCGGCAGCTGCTCGCGTCGGTCGGCCGCACGGCGCCCGAGGTCTGCGTGCTCTACGACCCCGCCGACCCCCGCCGCGTGGCCGCGTTCGACGCCATCCGGGACTCCGCCGAGAAGGCCGGCTTCGTCGTGACCGACTGCTCGACCCCGCAGTGGGAGAGCGTGCTCGACCAGCCCGGCGCCTACGACGTCGCGCTCCTGTCCTCCCAGGACGCGTACCCGTCCGTGGCCGGGATCCGCGCCGCGCACGAGTCGCGCGCCGACGCCCGCGACGGGCAGGCGACGGCCGACCCCGACGTCGCGTCCCTCTTCGCGTCGCTCAGCCGCACCGAGGACGCCGACGCGCGCGACGAGCTCCTCCTGCGCCTGGACCGCCGCATGTACGGCGACCGCGCCGGCCTGCCGCTGTACCAGCTGCCCGCGCTCGCGGCCGTGCGCGACGGGATCGGCGGGGTCCAGGTGTCGCCGCACCAGGCGGGGATCCTCGACGACGCCTGGCGCTGGACGCTGTCACGCGACGCTCCCTGA
- a CDS encoding ABC transporter ATP-binding protein, whose product MTAHANGSDEIVPILEVSGLGVDFWVGDEWIPAAIDLDYKVNPGEVLAIVGESGSGKSVSSMSLLGLLPKNGRVRGSAKLKGVEMVGADQATLRKARGNDIAVIFQEPMTALNPVYTVGFQIVEALRVHNSIIPSAAKVRALELLKLVEMPDPEKAFDSYPHQLSGGQRQRAMIAQSLSCDPDMLIADEPTTALDVTIQAEILDLLRRLHQRLNSAIVIITHDMGVVADLATNVIVMKSGRIVERGSVREIFQSPKDPYTKQLLASVPHLGTGEATQVEVVERTTEPAISLKEVDIDYPKLGRVPAFRAVSGASFDIHPGEVVGVVGESGSGKTTIARAAVGLLPVAGGELTVAGRRMTGISAKDLRAVRREIGIVFQDPGSSLNPRWPIGQSIGEPLELSGQFSKKQQSDRVEELLEQVELPRSFRNRYPNELSGGQRQRVGIARALALRPKVLVADEPTSALDVSVQARVLALLQEIQKELQFACLFVSHDLAVVDLLADRIVVMNHGKIVEQGPTESILRNPQHPYTQKLIAAVPLPDPDQQKERRELREALRDQQPPAA is encoded by the coding sequence ATGACCGCTCACGCGAACGGATCGGACGAGATCGTCCCCATCCTCGAGGTCTCCGGCCTCGGCGTCGACTTCTGGGTCGGCGACGAGTGGATCCCCGCGGCCATCGACCTCGACTACAAGGTCAACCCGGGCGAGGTGCTCGCGATCGTGGGCGAGTCCGGCTCCGGCAAGTCCGTCAGCTCGATGTCGCTGCTCGGCCTCCTGCCCAAGAACGGCCGGGTGCGGGGGAGCGCGAAGCTCAAGGGCGTCGAGATGGTCGGCGCCGACCAGGCCACGCTGCGGAAGGCGCGCGGCAACGACATCGCCGTGATCTTCCAGGAGCCCATGACCGCGCTCAACCCCGTCTACACGGTGGGCTTCCAGATCGTGGAGGCCCTGCGCGTCCACAACTCGATCATCCCGTCGGCCGCCAAGGTGCGCGCGCTCGAGCTCCTGAAGCTCGTCGAGATGCCGGACCCGGAGAAGGCGTTCGACTCCTACCCGCACCAGCTGTCCGGCGGACAGCGCCAGCGCGCCATGATCGCGCAGTCGCTGTCGTGCGACCCCGACATGCTCATCGCGGACGAGCCCACGACGGCGCTCGACGTGACGATCCAGGCCGAGATCCTCGACCTGCTGCGCCGCCTCCACCAGCGCCTCAACAGCGCGATCGTGATCATCACGCACGACATGGGCGTGGTCGCCGACCTCGCGACCAACGTCATCGTCATGAAGAGCGGCCGCATCGTCGAGCGCGGCTCGGTGCGCGAGATCTTCCAGTCGCCGAAGGACCCGTACACCAAGCAGCTGCTCGCGTCGGTGCCCCACCTCGGCACGGGCGAGGCGACGCAGGTCGAGGTCGTCGAGCGCACGACGGAACCCGCCATCTCCCTCAAGGAGGTGGACATCGACTACCCGAAGCTCGGCCGCGTGCCGGCGTTCCGGGCGGTCTCGGGCGCGTCCTTCGACATCCACCCGGGCGAGGTCGTCGGCGTCGTGGGGGAGTCGGGATCCGGCAAGACCACGATCGCGCGCGCCGCGGTCGGCCTCCTGCCCGTCGCGGGCGGCGAGCTCACGGTCGCCGGACGCCGCATGACCGGCATCTCGGCGAAGGACCTCCGGGCCGTGCGCCGCGAGATCGGCATCGTGTTCCAGGATCCGGGTTCCTCGCTGAACCCGCGCTGGCCCATCGGCCAGAGCATCGGCGAGCCGCTCGAGCTCTCGGGGCAGTTCTCGAAGAAGCAGCAGAGCGACCGGGTCGAGGAGCTCCTCGAGCAGGTCGAGCTGCCCCGCAGCTTCCGCAACCGGTACCCGAACGAGCTCTCCGGCGGACAGCGTCAGCGCGTCGGCATCGCGCGGGCGCTCGCGCTGCGGCCCAAGGTGCTCGTCGCCGACGAGCCCACCTCGGCGCTCGACGTGTCGGTGCAGGCCCGCGTGCTCGCGCTGCTGCAGGAGATCCAGAAGGAGCTCCAGTTCGCGTGCCTGTTCGTGAGCCACGACCTCGCGGTGGTCGACCTCCTCGCCGACCGCATCGTCGTGATGAACCACGGCAAGATCGTGGAGCAGGGGCCGACGGAGTCGATCCTCCGGAACCCGCAGCACCCGTACACGCAGAAGCTCATCGCCGCGGTCCCGCTGCCGGATCCCGACCAGCAGAAGGAGCGCCGCGAGCTCCGCGAGGCGCTGCGCGACCAGCAGCCGCCCGCGGCCTGA
- a CDS encoding PH domain-containing protein, whose translation MDQPVVIRPSFGRLLTVIVSAIAVLVLVSTVVGGRADLLPTAVWGPVMLAYASWLVFWHPWVRIATEGVQIRNVFRTHDISWPAIRDVDTKWALNITTAHERVTAWAAPAPGRRSNAYITTKEEKIQPYLSAMMQDARRGDLPRTDSGDAATVIRLRLAELREAGHLGGPVEEEGRRVRTHWAEIAVLAVLVVATVLTGLI comes from the coding sequence ATGGATCAGCCCGTCGTCATCCGCCCGTCGTTCGGACGCCTGCTGACCGTGATCGTCTCGGCGATCGCGGTCCTGGTGCTCGTGAGCACCGTGGTCGGGGGTCGGGCCGACCTCCTGCCGACGGCGGTGTGGGGCCCGGTCATGCTGGCCTACGCGTCGTGGCTCGTCTTCTGGCACCCGTGGGTGCGCATCGCGACCGAGGGCGTGCAGATCCGCAACGTCTTCCGCACGCATGACATCTCGTGGCCCGCGATCCGGGACGTGGACACCAAGTGGGCCCTGAACATCACGACCGCGCACGAGCGCGTCACGGCCTGGGCCGCTCCCGCGCCCGGTCGACGCTCCAATGCCTACATCACCACGAAGGAGGAGAAGATCCAGCCGTACCTCAGCGCCATGATGCAGGACGCGCGCCGCGGCGACCTCCCCCGCACCGACTCCGGCGACGCGGCCACGGTGATCCGCCTGCGCCTGGCCGAGCTCCGCGAGGCGGGCCACCTGGGCGGTCCGGTCGAGGAGGAGGGCCGGCGCGTGCGCACGCACTGGGCCGAGATCGCCGTGCTCGCGGTGCTCGTCGTGGCCACGGTGCTGACCGGCCTGATCTGA